One window of Leifsonia sp. AK011 genomic DNA carries:
- the mtrB gene encoding MtrAB system histidine kinase MtrB: protein MRYFDWRGWMDRLARLWRSSLQVRTVAITVILSAIAVFIIGTTMSFSVGTNLFDARRAELEATSANATLTGQRFFNEAAEQVGTDDLDVTMYDAAAAIASAASTTGGTAFAILRTPGQDGSRAPADIQSPGLPDDVISPELREAVQTSNDSRTRSQSVGLVVDGATHPGLVVGSLLDIRGIQYELYLVYDIEDAATTLGFVQQTLAVGGLALILLIGAVTVIVVRLVVGPVQLAAETSERLAAGDLEVRIPEKGEDVIATLARSFNGMAQSLQNQIERLAALSQVQQRFVSDVSHELRTPLTTIRLAGDVLYDQRETFPPATARTAELLHTQVERFELLLADLLEMSRYDAGAVDMEAEPTNLVRLAEDAIESVAALAESKGSDLRLVAPGGYFEADVDARRIRRILGNLLGNAIDHGEGKPIVIWVDSDSDAVAIAVRDYGVGMTPAAMERVFDRFWRADPSRQRTTGGTGLGLAISLEDAALHGGWLEVWSAPGEGSCFRLTLPREHGGVVRSSPLELPPVEDVPLAVDDA, encoded by the coding sequence ATGCGCTACTTCGACTGGCGCGGGTGGATGGATCGGCTCGCCCGCCTGTGGCGTTCGTCGCTGCAGGTCCGCACAGTCGCGATCACCGTCATCCTCTCGGCCATCGCAGTCTTCATCATCGGTACCACCATGTCCTTCAGCGTGGGGACCAACCTCTTCGATGCGCGACGCGCCGAACTCGAGGCGACGAGTGCCAACGCCACCCTCACCGGCCAGCGCTTCTTCAACGAGGCGGCGGAGCAGGTGGGCACCGACGACCTGGACGTCACGATGTACGACGCGGCGGCAGCGATCGCCAGCGCCGCCTCGACCACCGGGGGTACGGCGTTCGCGATACTGCGGACACCGGGCCAGGACGGCTCGCGGGCACCCGCTGATATCCAGTCACCGGGGCTCCCCGACGACGTCATCTCGCCCGAGTTGCGCGAGGCTGTCCAGACCTCCAACGACTCGAGAACCCGGTCGCAATCGGTCGGGCTGGTGGTGGACGGCGCGACGCATCCTGGTCTCGTCGTCGGGTCGTTGCTCGACATCCGCGGGATCCAGTACGAGCTCTACCTCGTGTACGACATTGAGGATGCCGCGACCACCCTCGGCTTCGTCCAGCAGACCCTCGCCGTGGGCGGCCTCGCGCTCATCCTGCTCATCGGTGCGGTCACGGTGATTGTCGTGCGTCTCGTCGTGGGACCGGTGCAGCTCGCGGCCGAGACCAGTGAGCGGCTCGCTGCCGGTGACCTTGAGGTGCGTATCCCGGAGAAGGGTGAGGACGTGATCGCGACTCTCGCCCGATCGTTCAACGGCATGGCGCAGAGCCTCCAGAACCAGATCGAGCGACTTGCCGCCCTCTCGCAGGTGCAGCAGCGTTTCGTCTCCGATGTCTCGCACGAGCTGCGCACGCCGCTCACGACCATCCGTCTGGCTGGCGACGTGCTCTACGACCAGCGCGAGACCTTCCCTCCCGCGACTGCTCGCACGGCGGAGCTCCTGCACACCCAGGTGGAGCGCTTCGAACTGCTGCTCGCCGATCTTCTCGAGATGAGCCGCTACGACGCGGGAGCCGTCGACATGGAGGCGGAGCCCACCAACCTCGTGCGACTGGCTGAGGACGCCATCGAGTCGGTAGCGGCGCTCGCCGAGTCGAAGGGCAGCGACCTGCGACTTGTGGCGCCTGGCGGCTACTTCGAGGCCGACGTTGATGCTCGTCGCATCCGTCGCATCCTGGGCAACCTGCTCGGCAACGCCATCGACCACGGTGAGGGAAAGCCCATCGTCATCTGGGTGGACAGTGACTCGGATGCCGTGGCCATCGCGGTGCGCGACTACGGTGTCGGGATGACGCCTGCCGCGATGGAGCGCGTGTTCGACAGGTTCTGGCGCGCAGACCCGTCCCGCCAGCGCACCACGGGGGGCACCGGACTCGGCCTCGCGATCTCCCTCGAGGACGCCGCACTGCACGGCGGATGGCTCGAGGTCTGGTCCGCGCCGGGTGAGGGCTCCTGCTTCCGCCTGACGCTCCCGCGTGAGCACGGCGGCGTCGTGCGCTCCTCGCCCCTCGAGCTGCCTCCGGTCGAGGACGTCCCCCTGGCGGTGGACGATGCGTAG
- the mtrA gene encoding MtrAB system response regulator MtrA: MNARILVVDDDTALSEMIGIVLRSEGFEPSFCEDGSGALEAFRTVRPDLVLLDLMLPGMNGIEVCSRIREESGTPIIMLTARSDTSDVVKGLESGADDYVVKPFNPKELVARIRTRLRPTPEATAEELTIGDLTVDVAGHEVKRGDTPINLTPLEFELLLALAMKPQQVFTREMLLEQVWGYHYKADTRLVNVHVQRLRAKVEEDPDNPRIVMTVRGVGYRAGASG; this comes from the coding sequence GTGAACGCGCGAATTCTGGTGGTCGATGATGACACCGCGCTCAGCGAGATGATCGGTATCGTGCTGAGGTCCGAGGGCTTCGAGCCCTCTTTCTGCGAGGACGGCTCTGGCGCTCTCGAGGCCTTCCGCACCGTGCGCCCCGATCTGGTTCTGCTCGACCTCATGCTTCCCGGCATGAATGGCATCGAGGTGTGCTCGCGCATCCGCGAGGAATCCGGCACCCCCATCATCATGCTCACTGCCCGGAGCGACACCTCCGATGTCGTCAAAGGCCTCGAGAGTGGCGCCGATGATTACGTGGTCAAGCCGTTCAACCCCAAAGAGCTCGTCGCCCGCATCCGTACGCGCCTGCGCCCGACCCCCGAAGCGACGGCCGAGGAACTTACCATCGGCGACCTGACGGTGGATGTCGCGGGCCACGAGGTCAAGCGCGGTGACACGCCCATCAACCTCACGCCGCTGGAGTTCGAGCTCCTCCTCGCGCTCGCCATGAAGCCCCAGCAGGTGTTCACGCGCGAGATGCTGCTCGAGCAGGTGTGGGGTTACCACTACAAGGCGGACACGCGGCTCGTGAACGTGCACGTCCAGCGCCTCCGGGCCAAGGTCGAGGAGGACCCGGACAACCCTCGTATCGTCATGACCGTGCGCGGGGTCGGCTATCGCGCTGGCGCCTCCGGCTAG
- a CDS encoding DUF4129 domain-containing protein gives MIVLPLDVPVDPDVEQARDWLVQELSGPQYQAARPTLFDQLAQAFWDWLNSLQIGTVEGPPAFGLGIVLVLVVAAIIVALLVFGVPKLNRRSSVTGALFGEDDERDAAAMRRDAQAAAARSDWSTAIAEMFRAIARGLAERGVLSTTPGTTASGFAARASDELPALGERFVASATAFDEVRYLGREGTQAQYDQVAALESEVRRAEVRRARAQAEAVSS, from the coding sequence GTGATCGTGCTCCCCCTCGATGTCCCGGTCGATCCCGACGTCGAGCAGGCCAGGGACTGGCTGGTCCAGGAGCTGTCGGGACCGCAGTACCAGGCGGCTCGCCCGACGCTCTTCGATCAGCTCGCCCAGGCGTTCTGGGATTGGCTGAACTCGCTCCAGATCGGAACGGTGGAGGGACCTCCCGCCTTCGGGCTCGGCATCGTGCTCGTGCTCGTGGTCGCGGCGATCATTGTCGCCCTCCTCGTCTTCGGCGTTCCCAAGCTCAACCGCCGCAGCAGCGTGACGGGTGCCCTGTTCGGCGAGGACGACGAGCGGGATGCCGCCGCGATGCGACGGGATGCCCAGGCCGCGGCCGCGCGTTCGGACTGGTCCACGGCCATTGCCGAGATGTTCCGCGCCATCGCCAGGGGGCTGGCGGAACGGGGCGTGCTGTCGACGACGCCGGGCACGACGGCGAGCGGATTCGCGGCGCGGGCGAGCGATGAGCTGCCTGCGCTCGGCGAGAGGTTCGTGGCATCCGCCACAGCGTTCGATGAGGTTCGCTACCTCGGGCGCGAAGGCACCCAGGCACAGTACGACCAGGTCGCTGCCCTGGAATCTGAGGTGCGCCGGGCCGAGGTGCGTCGAGCGCGGGCCCAGGCCGAGGCGGTGTCCTCGTGA
- a CDS encoding DUF4350 domain-containing protein — MTSTLEQAPALTPRLGTTARRWAYWVGAGLVVLLVAFIAFASVGSAGDAAPLDPESPAPGGTMALAEVLRDQGVDVSVARSLDDARDAVTDRTTTTLVIYDAALFLDESKLREAVGLADTVILMDPEFAALQAVAPELTQAGAVDGILDADCALPPVERAGTVSGDGTGYRVIDEDADAITCLGSGDDVYSVIELRRDGTSFIALGAVGALTNELIVENGNAAFALGLLGEHENLVWYLPGFADLEVDESLADLTPPWVTPVIILLIITGIVAAIWRGRRLGPLVIENLPVTVKSSETMLGRARLYSRSSSRLRALDALRIGSIQRLAALCGLPRVATVDEVVAAVAGLTGAQPADIHRLLVDAQPQTDRDLIAYSDALLTLEHDVTRALRP; from the coding sequence GTGACGAGCACACTCGAGCAGGCTCCTGCGCTGACCCCGCGTCTGGGCACCACGGCTCGTCGCTGGGCCTATTGGGTGGGAGCAGGCCTCGTGGTGTTGCTCGTCGCGTTCATCGCGTTCGCCTCCGTCGGCTCCGCCGGCGATGCAGCGCCGCTGGACCCGGAGAGCCCTGCCCCGGGGGGAACCATGGCGTTGGCCGAGGTGCTGCGCGACCAGGGCGTGGATGTCTCGGTCGCACGGTCGCTCGATGACGCGAGGGATGCGGTGACCGATCGCACCACCACGACCCTCGTCATCTACGACGCCGCGCTCTTTCTCGACGAGTCGAAGCTCCGCGAGGCCGTGGGCCTGGCGGACACGGTGATCCTCATGGATCCCGAGTTCGCCGCGCTGCAGGCCGTGGCACCGGAACTCACCCAGGCTGGTGCGGTCGATGGCATCCTCGATGCCGACTGCGCGCTGCCCCCCGTCGAGCGCGCAGGCACGGTCTCGGGCGACGGCACGGGCTACCGGGTGATCGACGAGGACGCCGACGCGATCACCTGCCTCGGGAGCGGGGACGATGTGTATTCCGTCATCGAGCTGCGGCGCGACGGAACCAGCTTCATCGCGCTGGGCGCCGTCGGAGCACTCACCAACGAACTCATTGTCGAGAATGGCAACGCGGCGTTCGCGCTCGGTCTACTCGGGGAGCACGAGAACCTCGTGTGGTACCTGCCGGGCTTCGCCGACCTCGAGGTGGACGAGTCGCTGGCCGACCTTACCCCTCCGTGGGTCACGCCCGTGATCATTCTGCTCATCATCACCGGGATCGTTGCCGCGATCTGGCGCGGGCGCCGTCTCGGGCCGCTCGTCATCGAGAACTTGCCGGTCACCGTCAAGTCCAGCGAGACGATGCTGGGGCGAGCGCGCCTCTACTCGCGATCATCGTCGCGCCTGCGAGCGCTCGATGCGCTCCGCATCGGCAGCATCCAGCGGCTCGCGGCTCTGTGCGGCCTGCCGCGGGTCGCGACGGTCGATGAGGTCGTGGCCGCGGTGGCCGGGCTCACCGGCGCCCAGCCCGCTGACATCCATCGCCTCCTCGTCGACGCGCAGCCCCAGACCGATCGCGACCTCATCGCCTACTCCGATGCTCTCCTCACGCTCGAACACGACGTGACGCGAGCGCTCCGCCCGTGA
- a CDS encoding MoxR family ATPase — protein sequence MTDTQLRESFLRLRAEVGKAVVGQDAAVTGLTITLLAGGHVLLEGVPGVAKTLLVRTLSHALALETKRVQFTPDLMPGDLTGSLVYDSKAGEFEFREGPVFTNILLADEINRTPPKTQSALLEAMEERQVSADGITRKLPVPFMVAATMNPIEYEGTYTLPEAQLDRFLMKLTLELPAREHEVEVLQRHAAGFNPRDLRAAGVTPVLDATQLAAAQAAVASVGASADVLAYAVDLARATRQSPSVKLGVSPRGSTALLAASKAWAWLNGFDAITPDHVQAMALPVLRHRIQLRPEAELEGVTADTILRSIIQQVQVPI from the coding sequence ATGACAGATACCCAGCTACGCGAGTCGTTCCTGCGTCTGCGAGCCGAGGTCGGCAAGGCCGTCGTCGGTCAGGATGCCGCCGTCACCGGCCTGACCATCACGCTTCTCGCCGGGGGCCACGTGCTGCTCGAGGGCGTGCCGGGCGTCGCGAAGACGCTGCTCGTGCGCACCCTCAGCCATGCGCTCGCGCTCGAGACGAAGCGCGTGCAGTTCACGCCGGACCTCATGCCCGGCGACCTGACCGGCTCGCTCGTGTACGACTCCAAGGCCGGCGAGTTCGAGTTCCGCGAGGGGCCCGTGTTCACGAACATCCTGCTCGCCGACGAGATCAACCGCACTCCCCCGAAGACGCAGTCCGCCCTGCTCGAGGCGATGGAGGAGCGGCAGGTCTCCGCCGACGGCATCACGCGCAAGCTTCCCGTGCCCTTCATGGTCGCGGCGACCATGAACCCGATCGAATACGAGGGCACCTACACGCTCCCCGAGGCGCAGCTCGACCGGTTCCTCATGAAGCTCACCCTCGAACTACCCGCTCGCGAGCACGAGGTCGAGGTGCTGCAGCGCCACGCGGCGGGCTTCAACCCGCGCGACCTGCGCGCCGCCGGGGTCACGCCCGTGCTGGATGCCACGCAGCTCGCCGCAGCCCAGGCCGCCGTCGCCTCGGTCGGAGCATCTGCGGACGTTCTCGCCTACGCCGTCGACCTCGCGAGAGCGACCCGCCAGAGCCCCTCCGTGAAGCTCGGTGTGAGCCCCCGAGGATCGACCGCGCTGCTCGCCGCGTCCAAGGCGTGGGCATGGCTCAACGGCTTCGACGCGATCACACCCGACCACGTGCAGGCCATGGCCCTGCCCGTGCTGCGTCACCGCATTCAACTGCGCCCCGAGGCGGAGCTCGAGGGCGTGACCGCCGACACGATCCTGCGCTCGATCATCCAGCAGGTGCAGGTGCCGATCTAA
- a CDS encoding DUF58 domain-containing protein: MAISGWFVLLVVAGVLPTIILGDPLVPVWWLLGSVALGAVDLLLAGSPRQVGLSRELPGRVRLGESAASVLTVTNLGRRTIRGVVRDGWQPSAGARPSRHPVTIPPGERRTRTTTLTPFRRGDRRTTHVTLRSYGPLRLWARQATLGAPDSLLVLPPFNSRKHLPSRLARLRELDGATSVMVRGQGTEFDSLRDYVRGDDVRSIDWRATARRSASPGGALVVRTWRPERDRRVVIVIDSGRTSAARIDNEPRIDTAFESALLLAALASSAGDRVDLVIFDRRLRGRVQGATGAELLSRMVTTMAPVEPELIDMDWASIPGLVRSVTSHHALVVLATTIDAPGASRGLLTVLPQLTRKHTVVVSSVTDPTVLDATLHRSTRDEVYGAAAAERALLDQARVAAAVRQLGGEVVTGAPQDLPPALADRYIALKAAGRL, from the coding sequence TTGGCGATTTCAGGATGGTTCGTCCTCCTCGTCGTGGCCGGCGTGCTGCCCACGATCATCCTCGGTGACCCCCTCGTGCCCGTGTGGTGGCTCCTGGGCTCCGTCGCGCTCGGGGCCGTGGACCTGCTGCTGGCCGGGTCACCCCGGCAGGTCGGCCTCTCGCGCGAGCTGCCCGGACGGGTGCGGCTCGGGGAGTCCGCGGCATCCGTGCTCACCGTGACCAACCTGGGGCGCCGCACCATCCGCGGCGTCGTGCGCGACGGCTGGCAGCCCTCAGCGGGTGCGCGGCCGTCTCGGCACCCGGTCACGATCCCGCCAGGAGAGCGTCGGACGCGCACGACGACGCTGACACCGTTCCGTCGCGGGGATCGGCGCACCACCCACGTCACGCTGCGCTCGTACGGCCCGCTTCGCCTCTGGGCCCGCCAGGCGACGCTCGGCGCTCCGGACTCGCTCCTCGTGCTGCCGCCGTTCAACTCACGCAAGCACCTCCCCTCCAGGCTGGCGCGACTGCGCGAGCTCGACGGTGCGACGAGCGTCATGGTGCGGGGGCAGGGAACCGAGTTCGACAGCCTACGCGACTACGTTCGCGGCGACGACGTGCGGTCCATCGACTGGCGCGCGACGGCGAGACGGTCCGCGTCGCCCGGAGGTGCGCTCGTGGTGCGCACGTGGCGCCCCGAGCGCGACCGGCGCGTGGTGATCGTGATCGACTCCGGTCGCACCTCCGCCGCCCGCATCGACAACGAGCCGCGCATCGACACCGCATTCGAATCGGCGCTCCTTCTCGCCGCCCTCGCGTCGAGCGCCGGCGACCGCGTCGATCTCGTGATCTTCGATCGGCGCCTCCGCGGGCGCGTGCAGGGCGCGACCGGCGCTGAACTGCTCTCGCGCATGGTGACAACCATGGCACCCGTTGAGCCGGAACTCATCGACATGGACTGGGCCTCGATCCCCGGGCTCGTCCGGTCGGTGACGTCGCACCATGCCCTCGTGGTGCTCGCCACCACGATCGATGCGCCTGGTGCCTCGCGTGGCCTCCTCACCGTGCTGCCACAGCTCACGCGCAAGCACACGGTGGTCGTCTCGTCCGTGACCGACCCCACGGTGCTGGATGCCACGCTCCACCGTTCGACTCGCGACGAGGTGTACGGGGCGGCCGCCGCCGAGCGCGCGCTCCTCGACCAGGCCCGCGTCGCCGCGGCCGTCCGCCAGCTCGGCGGAGAGGTCGTCACGGGCGCCCCGCAGGATCTTCCTCCGGCCCTTGCGGATCGCTATATTGCACTGAAAGCCGCAGGCCGCCTGTAG
- the aqpZ gene encoding aquaporin Z: MAKPVADAEIDVDTSASLPQRVTAEIFGTFLLVGGVIGTALFSSPNTGLLGVALAVGLAVLAGAYAVGHISGGHFNPAVTLGAAASGRFAWKDTPYYIVGQIIGGALATTVLFVIASNGPSGMLAGFQADGFASNGYGDHSPGGFGLISVIVTEVVLTAVFLYVILGVTDRRSATGFAPLAIGLTLTLLHLVAIPVSNASFNPARSIATAIYGGGDALLQLWVFIVAPIVGALIAGFTYSALFDSKKSA; this comes from the coding sequence ATGGCCAAGCCAGTTGCCGATGCTGAAATCGACGTCGATACCAGCGCGTCACTCCCCCAGCGCGTCACCGCCGAGATCTTCGGCACGTTCCTGCTCGTCGGCGGTGTGATCGGCACCGCCCTCTTCTCGTCCCCCAACACCGGCTTGCTCGGTGTTGCACTCGCGGTCGGCCTTGCGGTCCTCGCGGGCGCCTACGCAGTGGGCCACATCTCGGGCGGACACTTCAACCCTGCCGTGACGCTCGGTGCCGCGGCATCCGGTCGTTTCGCCTGGAAGGACACCCCCTACTACATCGTCGGCCAGATCATCGGTGGTGCCCTCGCCACAACCGTGCTGTTCGTGATCGCATCCAACGGCCCCTCCGGGATGCTCGCCGGCTTCCAGGCCGACGGCTTCGCCTCCAACGGGTACGGCGACCACTCCCCCGGCGGATTCGGCCTCATCTCCGTGATCGTGACCGAGGTCGTACTCACCGCGGTGTTCCTCTATGTGATCCTCGGTGTCACCGACCGTCGCTCGGCGACCGGCTTCGCGCCCCTCGCGATCGGCCTCACCCTTACGCTCCTGCACCTCGTCGCGATCCCCGTGAGCAACGCCTCGTTCAACCCGGCCCGCTCGATCGCCACGGCAATCTACGGCGGCGGCGACGCACTGCTCCAGCTGTGGGTCTTCATCGTGGCGCCGATCGTCGGCGCACTGATCGCCGGCTTCACCTACTCGGCACTGTTCGACAGCAAGAAGAGCGCCTAG
- a CDS encoding stage II sporulation protein M yields MDLDAYSAAHRDEWDRLAELGSKRRFSGAEADALIDHYQAGASQLSAIQTTVGESVPGDRLSLSLSRARLRFTGASANVLSQMPRFFVAQLPAALYRIRWFSLAIAAAFVLIAVLCGWWVASDPAVLAQMGSQSELEAYRQQFIDYYSEYSGTSFTSVVWTNNAWLAALAIAFGITGVYPLYLLFNNAVQLGMSGGAMASVGALDDFFLYIAPHGQLELYSIFVAGAAGLRLFWGWIAPGGRTRAQALAHEGRSMFTIVVGLTIALLMSGLVEGLVTRQDWPWPIKIGIGTIVFATFLFYQWVIGRRAYRAGETGDLDEFEAGARQLVAG; encoded by the coding sequence ATGGATCTCGACGCCTACTCCGCCGCCCACCGCGATGAGTGGGATCGCCTTGCCGAACTTGGGTCGAAGCGCCGTTTCTCCGGTGCCGAGGCCGACGCGCTCATCGATCACTACCAGGCCGGGGCCAGCCAACTTTCGGCCATTCAGACGACCGTGGGCGAATCCGTTCCCGGTGATCGCTTGTCCCTCTCCCTCAGCCGCGCACGGCTTCGATTCACCGGGGCGTCGGCCAACGTGCTCAGTCAGATGCCTCGATTCTTCGTGGCGCAGCTCCCTGCGGCCCTGTACCGGATCCGTTGGTTCTCGCTCGCGATCGCTGCCGCTTTCGTGCTCATCGCGGTTCTCTGCGGCTGGTGGGTTGCCTCGGATCCCGCCGTCCTTGCGCAGATGGGCAGTCAATCCGAGCTCGAGGCGTACCGACAGCAGTTCATCGACTACTACTCCGAGTACTCTGGCACCTCGTTCACGAGCGTGGTTTGGACCAACAACGCGTGGCTCGCTGCCCTCGCCATCGCCTTCGGCATCACCGGCGTCTATCCGCTGTACCTGCTGTTCAACAACGCCGTGCAGCTCGGCATGAGCGGGGGCGCAATGGCCTCCGTCGGCGCGCTGGACGATTTCTTCCTGTACATCGCGCCACACGGCCAGCTCGAGCTGTACTCGATCTTCGTTGCCGGCGCGGCGGGACTCCGGCTCTTCTGGGGGTGGATCGCGCCAGGCGGGCGCACCCGTGCCCAGGCACTCGCGCACGAGGGCCGCTCCATGTTCACGATCGTCGTGGGTCTCACCATCGCGCTTCTCATGTCCGGCCTCGTGGAGGGCCTCGTCACCCGCCAGGACTGGCCGTGGCCCATCAAGATCGGCATCGGCACGATCGTGTTCGCGACCTTCCTCTTCTACCAGTGGGTCATCGGACGTCGCGCCTACCGCGCTGGCGAAACCGGGGACCTGGACGAGTTCGAGGCCGGCGCGCGGCAGCTCGTCGCGGGCTGA
- a CDS encoding RDD family protein, with protein sequence MARATLSSDAALNTDAIAHDERPNELIIGEAVALDLRPTSFILRAAGAAIDFIAYFGGYLLLLWVLFSVADSLRLDDAMLTALSVVGLAAAIVGVPTAVETLTQGKSLGRLAVGARIVRDDGGAIGFRHALIRAFTGIFEIFGTLGGGAAIVALLNSRSRRLGDLVAGTYSQNERVAQEVRPVYGVPYQLHAWSLTADVARMPDALARRIAQFLSQAGALTPATRQRLALDLANEAAAYVSPLPASDPELFIAAVASVRRDRERAALEQEKRGLERLAPTLTGMPRGFPDRG encoded by the coding sequence ATGGCCAGAGCGACCCTCAGTTCTGACGCGGCACTGAACACTGACGCGATCGCTCATGACGAGCGCCCGAACGAGCTGATCATCGGTGAGGCCGTGGCACTCGACCTGCGCCCGACGAGCTTCATCCTGCGTGCCGCTGGGGCTGCGATCGATTTCATCGCCTACTTCGGCGGGTACCTTCTGCTGCTGTGGGTCCTGTTCAGCGTGGCGGACTCGCTGCGTCTCGACGACGCGATGCTGACGGCTCTTTCCGTGGTCGGTCTCGCGGCCGCGATCGTGGGCGTTCCGACGGCGGTGGAGACTCTCACCCAAGGCAAGTCACTCGGTCGACTTGCCGTCGGCGCGCGCATCGTCAGGGACGACGGTGGTGCGATCGGCTTCCGGCACGCTCTCATCCGAGCGTTCACGGGCATATTCGAGATCTTCGGAACCCTCGGTGGTGGCGCCGCGATCGTCGCACTGCTGAACTCACGATCCCGACGCCTCGGTGACCTCGTCGCCGGTACCTACAGCCAGAACGAGCGCGTCGCGCAGGAGGTGCGGCCGGTGTACGGGGTGCCGTACCAGCTGCACGCGTGGTCGCTGACCGCGGACGTGGCCCGGATGCCCGATGCGCTGGCCCGACGGATCGCGCAGTTCCTCTCCCAGGCCGGCGCACTCACGCCCGCCACGCGGCAGCGCCTGGCCCTGGACCTCGCGAACGAGGCCGCGGCCTACGTCTCGCCGCTCCCGGCGAGCGATCCGGAGCTCTTCATCGCCGCCGTGGCCTCGGTGCGCCGGGACCGCGAGCGCGCCGCCCTCGAGCAGGAGAAGCGTGGGCTCGAGCGCCTCGCGCCCACGCTCACCGGCATGCCGAGGGGCTTCCCCGACCGCGGTTAA
- a CDS encoding SDR family oxidoreductase: MTTSHKNELIVISGASTGMGAATARDLAARGYHVLAGVRSEKDANAASAAGIEPVLLDITVPDHISSLAARIDGDPNGRQLRAIVNNAGIAINAPVEALPLEQWRQQFEVNLFGHIAVTQALLPFLRRSHGRIVNISSVGGKISLGTYGAYAGAKFAFEAVSDSLRRELLPQGVQVVVVEPGGVKTEMTGRGIVRARSFVDDLDSRQRELYGPLMQAVMSHAAAFTESGVSAEKAASVIATAATAARPKTRYTIGRDAAMMTRLARVLPDRVLDRITAADLRPHFPTVSTAH; the protein is encoded by the coding sequence ATGACAACGTCACATAAAAATGAACTCATCGTGATCTCCGGAGCATCAACCGGCATGGGGGCAGCCACCGCACGCGACTTGGCAGCGCGCGGCTACCACGTGTTGGCGGGTGTCCGGTCGGAGAAGGATGCCAACGCCGCCAGTGCCGCAGGCATCGAACCCGTCCTCCTCGACATCACCGTGCCGGACCACATCAGCTCACTCGCGGCGCGGATCGACGGCGACCCCAACGGTCGTCAACTCCGCGCGATCGTGAACAACGCAGGGATCGCCATCAACGCCCCCGTCGAAGCACTCCCACTCGAGCAGTGGCGCCAGCAGTTCGAGGTGAACCTCTTCGGACACATCGCTGTGACCCAGGCGTTGCTGCCCTTCCTTCGTCGGAGTCACGGGCGAATCGTCAACATCAGTTCCGTCGGCGGAAAGATCTCCCTGGGCACCTACGGCGCCTATGCGGGCGCCAAGTTCGCGTTCGAGGCGGTGAGCGATTCGCTCCGTCGAGAACTTCTGCCGCAAGGCGTCCAGGTTGTCGTGGTGGAACCCGGCGGGGTCAAGACGGAGATGACGGGGCGGGGGATCGTCCGTGCGCGCAGTTTCGTCGATGATCTGGATTCGCGTCAGCGCGAGCTCTACGGCCCACTCATGCAGGCCGTCATGAGTCATGCAGCGGCATTCACCGAGTCCGGGGTCTCTGCGGAGAAAGCCGCTTCCGTCATCGCCACGGCTGCGACGGCCGCACGACCCAAGACCCGGTACACCATCGGCAGGGATGCCGCGATGATGACGCGACTCGCCAGGGTGCTGCCCGATCGAGTTCTCGATCGGATCACAGCGGCAGACCTTCGCCCCCACTTCCCGACGGTGAGTACCGCGCACTAG
- a CDS encoding TetR/AcrR family transcriptional regulator — protein MVTRAETAAATRLALLAAASELLRDGGPDGVTLRAVGARAGVSRGAPYGHFANKEQLLTQLAIDAWDRLADDLAALRTDADLTPQARLERALIAFVNVARDDPHLYALMFTPPPSGDEASLISAAGRSQDDFIEIVADIVGHEDARRVGALLLSSAYGIAGMELAGHLAQKKWDVSGNELIAMLVRAIGLR, from the coding sequence ATGGTCACTCGAGCGGAGACGGCAGCCGCCACACGCCTCGCGCTCCTGGCTGCGGCATCCGAACTGCTTCGTGACGGCGGGCCCGATGGTGTAACCCTCAGGGCTGTGGGCGCGCGGGCTGGAGTCTCACGGGGAGCGCCGTACGGGCACTTCGCTAACAAGGAACAACTCCTCACGCAGCTCGCCATCGACGCGTGGGACCGGCTCGCCGACGACCTCGCCGCGTTGAGAACTGACGCAGACCTCACACCTCAGGCGAGGCTTGAGCGCGCGCTCATCGCCTTCGTGAACGTCGCCCGGGACGATCCGCACCTCTACGCACTGATGTTCACGCCGCCTCCCTCTGGGGACGAGGCATCGCTGATCTCCGCGGCTGGCAGGTCCCAGGACGACTTCATCGAGATCGTCGCCGACATCGTCGGGCACGAGGATGCCCGGCGGGTGGGCGCCCTACTGCTCTCCAGCGCGTACGGGATTGCGGGCATGGAACTGGCCGGGCACCTCGCCCAGAAGAAATGGGACGTCTCCGGGAACGAACTCATCGCGATGCTCGTGCGCGCGATCGGCCTGCGCTAG